Proteins encoded together in one Pseudoalteromonas xiamenensis window:
- a CDS encoding glycosyltransferase family 4 protein: MKVLYFHQHFSTPKGATGIRSYEMAIRLVTHGHQVTMVCGSYGGGETGLTGDFKAGRREGQVDGIDIIEFDLAYSNSDGFLKRTGTFLTFALKSIGIALTHKYDIVFATTTPLTAGIPGIFARWIRRKTFVFEVRDLWPEIPKEMGVIKNPVVLAAMSVLEWCSYRSANRAIGLSPGIVNGILRQGVPSTKVALVPNGCDLDIFSKEVNPWRPSGVEDNDLMAVFTGTHGMANGLDAAIDAAIELRKRNRSDIKLVLVGEGKLKASLEERVEREKLKNVIFHPPVNKAKLAGLMRSADIGMQLLANVPAFYYGTSPNKFFDYISAELPVLNNYPGWLADMITSEKCGYTIAPNDAGAFADALEHAADNREELPRMGQNALSLAKKKFDRNNLANEWMNWVLEQKQ; the protein is encoded by the coding sequence TTGAAAGTTTTATATTTTCACCAGCATTTCTCTACCCCGAAAGGGGCGACAGGCATTCGCTCATATGAAATGGCTATTCGGCTTGTTACACACGGCCATCAAGTCACTATGGTTTGTGGCAGCTATGGTGGCGGAGAAACAGGGCTGACCGGTGACTTTAAAGCTGGTCGGCGTGAAGGGCAGGTTGATGGTATAGATATAATTGAGTTTGATTTGGCATACTCAAATAGTGACGGCTTTCTCAAAAGAACGGGCACATTTTTAACTTTTGCTCTAAAAAGCATTGGTATTGCTTTGACCCATAAGTACGATATTGTATTTGCGACAACAACACCGCTTACAGCAGGTATTCCTGGAATTTTTGCGCGATGGATTAGAAGAAAGACATTTGTATTCGAAGTCAGAGATTTGTGGCCTGAGATACCGAAAGAAATGGGCGTGATAAAAAATCCTGTTGTATTGGCTGCAATGTCGGTGCTCGAATGGTGTTCATATAGATCCGCAAATAGAGCAATCGGCTTATCACCAGGGATAGTCAATGGAATTTTGAGGCAAGGTGTGCCTTCAACTAAGGTAGCTTTGGTTCCAAATGGATGTGATTTGGATATTTTTTCAAAAGAAGTAAACCCTTGGCGACCGAGTGGCGTCGAAGATAACGATTTGATGGCTGTTTTTACAGGTACACATGGTATGGCTAATGGCTTGGATGCAGCAATTGACGCGGCTATTGAACTGAGAAAGCGAAATAGAAGCGATATCAAGCTTGTTCTTGTAGGGGAGGGAAAACTGAAAGCGTCATTAGAAGAGAGAGTTGAACGAGAGAAGTTAAAGAACGTTATCTTCCACCCTCCAGTCAACAAGGCTAAGTTAGCCGGATTAATGCGCTCTGCGGACATTGGTATGCAACTTCTCGCAAATGTGCCTGCATTTTACTATGGCACATCTCCTAACAAGTTCTTTGACTATATTTCTGCAGAGTTACCTGTGTTGAATAATTACCCTGGTTGGTTAGCTGATATGATCACTTCTGAAAAATGCGGTTATACCATTGCCCCTAATGATGCTGGGGCATTTGCAGATGCATTGGAACATGCGGCAGATAACAGAGAGGAATTACCTAGAATGGGTCAAAATGCCTTATCTTTGGCTAA
- a CDS encoding phytanoyl-CoA dioxygenase family protein: MLNISSFKNSYSVFATGLSFYSLLHPIKKVKGYTSLYNDGFYVIEDLFSQKQCEELIELFDNFEPSCAVSYGSDKRIFGLDLVSNIHRDLVGGNQKAYEIGTSYIGSDLELVTTLGGKVKRDPENLGSGGWHRDSFLSQFKMIVYLTDVDEDNGPFQYVNGSNLLRGKLKDASCRDKGDIRNPRYKDEYVRMLVNKKGFDLTTFTGKAGTAILCDTSGIHRGTPVVNGTRYAVTNYYKSKSSLWKRDGDGIIDKLAQETAVKANKQKSNND, translated from the coding sequence ATGCTTAATATTTCAAGCTTTAAAAATAGTTACTCCGTGTTTGCTACAGGGTTATCGTTTTACTCTTTATTACATCCAATTAAAAAGGTAAAGGGTTATACGTCGCTATACAATGATGGCTTTTATGTTATAGAAGATTTGTTTAGTCAGAAGCAATGTGAAGAGTTGATAGAGTTATTTGATAACTTCGAACCGAGTTGTGCCGTCTCGTACGGCTCAGATAAAAGGATCTTTGGACTTGATTTGGTGAGTAACATCCACAGAGATTTAGTCGGAGGTAACCAAAAGGCATATGAGATAGGAACTAGTTATATAGGTTCAGATCTTGAATTGGTAACAACATTGGGCGGTAAAGTTAAGCGCGATCCTGAAAACTTAGGTTCTGGGGGGTGGCATAGAGATTCATTTCTTTCTCAGTTCAAAATGATCGTGTATCTGACAGACGTTGATGAGGACAATGGCCCATTCCAGTACGTAAATGGGTCGAACTTATTACGGGGTAAACTTAAAGATGCATCCTGCAGAGACAAAGGCGATATACGGAATCCAAGGTACAAAGATGAGTATGTTAGAATGCTCGTTAATAAAAAAGGCTTTGACCTTACTACCTTTACTGGAAAAGCAGGCACAGCTATTTTATGCGACACAAGTGGTATTCACAGGGGCACACCTGTTGTCAATGGAACACGATATGCTGTTACAAACTACTATAAATCGAAAAGTTCGCTCTGGAAAAGGGATGGAGATGGCATAATCGATAAGCTGGCTCAAGAAACTGCAGTTAAAGCAAATAAACAAAAATCTAATAATGATTAG
- the asnB gene encoding asparagine synthase (glutamine-hydrolyzing), protein MCGIFAVISNRRSEEEVSALLNNANVIQSHRGPNSTGEYVRTCGNTVVGLAHQRLSILDLSEAGKQPMMSSSDRYTIVFNGEVYNYLELKNNFGLQNLKGGSDTEVILEVVERIGFERAVHSFNGMWGIVLVDWHEKRVFISRDRMGVKPVHVYQREGEIFIASELKTLLPLLNNKARLNKLVVDQFLVHSLQNAGNETFVEGIEQLSPATIAIVDLNDEVYKLTQSIFWNPLKVEQFKGSFEDYCNDLKALLDSSVELRKRADVPIGLCLSGGLDSSIIASVVARRDKEKLTVLSGVSPGHKDNEEPYIDVVSQFLGLDIEKISLNEVSGDELLEEITEASYYNDAPLPSFSNLMFLKLMRVAQKRGVKVIYSGQGADELFCGYRKYLFFYLKQLAKQKKFASFAANALKMSKNSGLVNQFKLSEAKRYLNKKPSLKVTQREAPPVEFGLNGSLKSRQHKDLSSLSVPYLLHYEDRLSMAHGCEIRLPFMDYRVVEFALSSPDRFKMANGWTKSAMRHAYDGDLPDSIIWRKDKQGFVNPQDHIFKTQLFSKVTDILSDDESLIFQLGLVDKALYKDLIDKYMDGDPGIWFRQAFAPLSLELWLQRNREFFEC, encoded by the coding sequence GTGTGTGGAATATTTGCTGTTATTTCTAACAGAAGATCGGAAGAGGAAGTATCAGCTCTGCTGAATAATGCCAATGTGATACAATCCCACCGAGGCCCAAATTCAACAGGTGAATATGTCAGAACCTGTGGAAATACTGTAGTTGGCCTTGCTCACCAAAGACTATCAATATTAGACCTCAGTGAAGCTGGTAAGCAACCCATGATGAGCTCCAGCGACAGATATACAATTGTATTTAATGGTGAAGTATATAACTACCTAGAGTTAAAAAATAATTTTGGCTTACAAAACCTTAAAGGTGGCTCAGACACTGAAGTTATTCTCGAAGTTGTTGAGCGTATAGGTTTTGAACGTGCGGTTCATTCGTTTAATGGAATGTGGGGAATAGTGCTAGTAGATTGGCATGAGAAACGCGTGTTCATTTCTAGAGACAGGATGGGTGTTAAACCTGTTCATGTTTACCAAAGGGAAGGTGAGATTTTTATTGCTTCAGAATTAAAAACGTTGCTACCACTACTAAATAATAAAGCTAGACTAAATAAGTTGGTGGTCGATCAATTTTTAGTTCATTCATTACAGAATGCCGGAAATGAAACATTTGTAGAAGGTATTGAGCAGCTTTCACCGGCGACCATTGCAATCGTTGACCTTAATGATGAAGTATATAAGCTTACACAGTCTATTTTTTGGAACCCATTAAAAGTAGAGCAATTTAAAGGGAGTTTCGAAGACTACTGTAACGATTTAAAGGCACTTTTGGATAGTTCCGTTGAGTTGAGAAAACGTGCTGACGTTCCCATAGGTTTATGTTTGTCAGGAGGTTTGGATTCTTCCATTATTGCTTCTGTTGTTGCTAGGCGAGACAAAGAAAAGTTGACTGTTTTATCAGGAGTAAGCCCTGGTCATAAGGACAATGAAGAGCCATATATAGATGTTGTTTCTCAATTCCTTGGATTGGATATTGAAAAAATAAGCTTGAATGAGGTTTCGGGTGATGAGCTGCTAGAAGAAATCACTGAAGCAAGTTACTACAATGACGCGCCGCTGCCTTCGTTTTCTAACTTGATGTTCTTAAAGTTGATGCGCGTAGCACAAAAGCGTGGTGTTAAAGTGATTTATAGTGGCCAGGGAGCTGACGAGCTCTTTTGTGGTTACAGAAAATATTTATTCTTCTATTTGAAACAGCTTGCTAAGCAGAAAAAATTTGCTAGTTTTGCCGCCAACGCGCTAAAAATGTCAAAAAACAGTGGCCTTGTAAATCAATTCAAGCTATCTGAAGCTAAAAGGTATCTCAATAAAAAGCCTTCTTTGAAAGTAACGCAAAGAGAGGCTCCACCGGTTGAGTTTGGCTTGAATGGTAGTCTTAAATCTAGGCAGCATAAAGATTTAAGCTCATTAAGTGTGCCTTACCTACTGCATTACGAAGATCGCCTTTCAATGGCTCACGGCTGTGAGATTCGCTTACCTTTTATGGACTATAGAGTAGTTGAGTTCGCGCTTTCTTCACCAGATCGCTTTAAAATGGCCAATGGATGGACCAAATCTGCCATGCGACATGCGTACGATGGTGATTTACCTGACTCCATTATTTGGCGTAAAGACAAGCAAGGCTTTGTAAACCCGCAGGACCATATTTTTAAAACTCAATTATTCTCAAAGGTTACAGACATATTGTCTGATGATGAGTCACTAATTTTTCAATTAGGGCTCGTCGACAAAGCTTTATATAAAGATCTTATCGATAAATACATGGACGGGGACCCTGGCATTTGGTTTCGGCAGGCTTTTGCGCCGTTATCACTTGAGTTATGGCTACAAAGAAATAGGGAATTCTTTGAATGCTAG
- a CDS encoding polysialyltransferase family glycosyltransferase, producing MASSGNVHDLFTYFDVDNLNSQEIQTHSFEHLRALYQLNGPTGETIFVGQILVEMDFLSLGNYKKLVAKVAKQCDTLVYIPHRSEKQTTVDEIATIENVTILRSDCSIEVYLLEKRIYPTYIYSCISSALFTLSKIFLESKITSILPSDLAEEKVEHFNEIVVALRKVKNIEVNKG from the coding sequence ATGGCCTCCTCGGGTAATGTTCATGACTTATTCACATATTTTGACGTAGACAATTTAAACTCTCAAGAAATACAAACTCATAGCTTTGAGCATTTAAGAGCACTCTATCAATTAAATGGGCCCACAGGAGAAACTATCTTTGTTGGGCAAATACTAGTTGAGATGGACTTCTTGTCACTTGGTAATTACAAAAAGTTAGTTGCTAAAGTAGCAAAGCAGTGTGATACCTTAGTTTATATTCCGCACCGTTCCGAAAAACAAACGACAGTAGATGAAATCGCTACAATAGAAAATGTAACAATTCTAAGAAGTGACTGCAGTATAGAAGTTTACCTTCTCGAAAAGCGTATTTATCCAACGTATATTTACTCATGTATTTCATCAGCACTATTTACCTTAAGTAAAATATTTTTAGAGTCGAAGATTACTTCAATATTGCCATCTGACCTAGCAGAAGAAAAGGTAGAGCATTTTAATGAAATTGTTGTTGCTCTAAGAAAAGTTAAAAATATAGAAGTCAATAAAGGCTAA
- the pseI gene encoding pseudaminic acid synthase, with product MNKYIQIDGRKIGPDYAPYIIAELSANHNGQIERAFQIIEMAKRCGADAIKLQTYTQDTLTIDCDKEDFQIQGGLWDGRTLYDLYKEAHMPWEWHKALFEKAKELGITIFSSPFDATAVDLLEELGAPAYKIASFEAIDLPLIEYVAKTGKPMIISTGMANEEEIREAVDTAKNAGCKELVVLHCVSGYPAPAADYNLATVADMADRFDVLTGLSDHTVDNTTAIASVVLGACLIEKHVTLDRNGGGPDDSFSLEEKELKQLCVDSKTAWQALGRVNYMRKESEKGNMIFRRSLYAVEDIAEGELITETNVRSIRPGYGLAPKHLKEILDRVAIQPISRGTAMSFELIKEDK from the coding sequence ATGAATAAGTACATTCAGATTGATGGCCGAAAAATCGGCCCGGACTACGCCCCTTATATTATCGCGGAGTTATCTGCCAACCATAATGGGCAAATTGAGCGTGCATTTCAGATTATTGAAATGGCGAAAAGATGTGGTGCAGATGCAATCAAATTGCAAACGTATACTCAGGATACATTGACTATTGATTGTGACAAGGAAGATTTCCAGATTCAAGGAGGCCTTTGGGATGGTAGAACTTTATATGACTTGTATAAAGAAGCGCACATGCCATGGGAATGGCACAAAGCATTGTTTGAAAAGGCCAAAGAGCTAGGCATAACCATTTTTAGTTCGCCCTTTGATGCAACTGCAGTAGATTTACTTGAAGAATTAGGTGCTCCGGCATACAAAATAGCATCTTTTGAAGCGATTGATTTGCCTCTGATTGAGTATGTTGCTAAAACAGGCAAGCCAATGATCATTTCTACAGGCATGGCAAATGAGGAAGAGATCAGAGAGGCTGTGGATACTGCGAAAAATGCTGGTTGTAAGGAGTTAGTGGTATTACATTGTGTAAGTGGTTACCCGGCTCCTGCTGCGGATTATAATTTAGCAACGGTTGCTGATATGGCTGATAGATTTGATGTATTAACAGGGTTATCAGATCATACAGTAGATAATACAACAGCAATTGCATCAGTTGTATTGGGTGCTTGTTTGATTGAGAAGCACGTTACGCTCGATAGAAATGGTGGCGGCCCAGATGATAGCTTCTCATTAGAAGAAAAAGAGCTTAAACAGTTATGCGTTGATTCTAAAACAGCATGGCAGGCGCTTGGCAGGGTAAATTACATGCGCAAAGAGAGTGAAAAAGGGAATATGATTTTCAGGCGTTCTCTGTACGCAGTTGAAGATATCGCTGAAGGTGAGTTGATAACAGAAACAAATGTTAGAAGTATCCGCCCGGGCTATGGTTTGGCGCCTAAGCACTTAAAGGAAATTTTAGATAGGGTTGCAATACAACCAATAAGTAGAGGAACTGCAATGTCATTTGAACTTATCAAGGAGGATAAGTGA
- a CDS encoding formyltransferase family protein: MIKITILCSSKEHPIYPVLAEWCLANKKNYQLSLINSVSEIEEKGDILFLVSCNEIITQKIRERYKYVLVIHASNLPVGRGWSPHIWQVVNGESEIVVSLLNAEDAVDTGDIWKQERFQLVGTELYDEINALLFKAEVNLINWACKNLFYANSYPQNMNVEPTYYRKRTPADSELDVNRTIVEQFNLLRVCDEERFPAFFVINGVKYKVKLEKMDPDNE; this comes from the coding sequence ATGATTAAAATTACGATTTTATGTTCAAGTAAAGAGCATCCAATTTACCCTGTGCTTGCTGAGTGGTGCTTAGCTAACAAAAAAAATTATCAACTCTCATTGATAAACAGTGTATCTGAAATTGAAGAAAAAGGAGATATTCTTTTTCTTGTATCTTGTAACGAGATAATCACGCAAAAAATTCGAGAAAGATATAAGTATGTCTTAGTAATTCACGCTAGTAATCTACCCGTTGGAAGGGGGTGGAGCCCGCATATATGGCAAGTGGTTAATGGGGAAAGCGAAATTGTAGTAAGTCTTTTAAATGCAGAGGATGCAGTTGATACTGGTGATATTTGGAAACAAGAGCGCTTTCAATTAGTAGGCACTGAGCTATATGACGAAATAAATGCGTTACTTTTTAAAGCCGAAGTTAATTTAATAAATTGGGCCTGTAAAAACTTATTTTACGCAAATTCGTATCCCCAAAACATGAATGTTGAACCAACGTATTATAGAAAAAGAACTCCAGCGGATAGTGAATTAGATGTTAATCGTACAATAGTTGAACAGTTTAATCTGTTAAGAGTGTGCGATGAAGAACGCTTTCCTGCATTCTTTGTAATTAATGGTGTTAAATATAAAGTAAAGCTAGAGAAAATGGACCCTGACAATGAATAA
- the pseG gene encoding UDP-2,4-diacetamido-2,4,6-trideoxy-beta-L-altropyranose hydrolase — protein sequence MLKFAFRVDASVHIGSGHVMRCLVLADELKKQGNHVVFYTRPQPGDLVELIKSRGYAVYSLIQPKSLKKPTSSSDYLAWLQVTQHADAENFLENCNDVDVVICDHYGIDIEWQTIVRQRKFCKIVVIDDLVRTHDADLIIDQTLNRNVLEYRSKNVKSKILAGTHFALLASKFASLRNSKVCPNKTLFGNPRLLITMGAIDEPNASLNVLNTLKACLKKLPLATVLLSDISPNYQSVKLFAEENKDWVTHIDYVDDMASLMICNDISIGAAGSTSWERACLGLPSILIPLADNQRDICENLTKSGAALSLELVDVPNYLSKLYCQLIINYASVRNACLSVCDGMGVERVVNEINKMMTQDD from the coding sequence ATGTTAAAGTTTGCATTTCGAGTCGATGCATCCGTCCATATTGGCAGTGGTCATGTAATGAGATGTCTTGTACTGGCGGATGAGCTTAAAAAGCAAGGCAATCATGTGGTTTTTTATACTAGGCCTCAGCCTGGCGACTTAGTTGAATTGATAAAGAGCAGAGGTTATGCAGTTTATAGCTTAATACAGCCAAAGTCTTTGAAAAAGCCAACAAGTTCTTCGGACTACTTAGCTTGGTTACAGGTAACACAACATGCAGACGCTGAAAACTTCTTAGAGAATTGTAACGATGTAGATGTGGTCATTTGCGATCATTATGGAATTGATATTGAGTGGCAAACCATAGTAAGGCAGAGAAAGTTTTGTAAAATAGTCGTTATAGACGATCTTGTACGCACTCATGATGCTGATTTGATTATTGATCAAACCCTAAACAGAAATGTGCTTGAATATCGTTCAAAGAATGTCAAGTCAAAAATATTGGCTGGCACTCACTTTGCTCTTTTAGCCTCTAAATTCGCAAGTTTAAGAAACTCAAAAGTTTGCCCTAATAAGACTCTATTTGGTAATCCAAGATTATTGATAACTATGGGAGCTATTGATGAGCCGAATGCAAGTTTGAATGTTTTAAATACGCTCAAGGCATGCTTAAAAAAATTACCTTTAGCTACTGTGTTGTTAAGTGATATATCTCCTAACTATCAATCAGTAAAGTTATTTGCCGAAGAAAATAAGGATTGGGTCACACACATTGATTATGTTGATGATATGGCATCTTTAATGATCTGCAACGACATATCAATTGGAGCAGCAGGGTCGACTTCTTGGGAGCGTGCATGTCTAGGTTTGCCTAGTATCTTAATACCTTTAGCTGATAATCAACGAGATATTTGTGAAAATCTAACTAAGTCTGGTGCCGCATTGTCGTTAGAGCTTGTAGATGTACCGAATTATTTGTCCAAACTATACTGTCAATTAATTATAAATTATGCAAGTGTGAGAAATGCCTGCCTTAGTGTCTGTGATGGGATGGGGGTGGAGCGTGTAGTTAATGAGATTAATAAGATGATGACTCAAGATGATTAA
- the pseF gene encoding pseudaminic acid cytidylyltransferase, with the protein MNIAIIPARAGSKRIPRKNIKAFHGAPIIFYSIKEALESGCFDKVIVSTDDREIAEIAAQYGAEVPFIRPSDISDDYATTLDVIQHAVKWYLDSGYVLDKVCCIYATAPFVSSESIKNALSTLNADDLLDYVFSATSYAFPIQRALFMREDKTVQMFQPENFNSRSQDLPEAYHDAGQFYWGTVDAFLNKRPIFGDRSKIELLPRKYVQDIDTPEDWELAEALFKVMKC; encoded by the coding sequence ATGAACATAGCGATAATCCCTGCAAGAGCTGGAAGCAAGCGGATTCCTAGAAAGAACATTAAAGCTTTTCATGGCGCACCTATAATTTTCTACTCTATTAAAGAGGCATTAGAAAGCGGCTGTTTTGATAAAGTTATTGTTTCCACTGATGATAGAGAAATTGCGGAAATAGCGGCTCAATATGGTGCGGAAGTGCCTTTTATTAGGCCTAGTGATATATCAGATGATTACGCTACCACGCTTGATGTCATTCAGCATGCTGTTAAGTGGTATTTAGATAGTGGTTACGTACTAGACAAGGTTTGCTGTATATATGCAACAGCTCCATTTGTTAGCTCTGAAAGTATCAAAAATGCGTTGAGCACATTAAATGCCGATGACCTATTGGATTATGTATTCAGTGCAACCTCTTATGCTTTTCCTATTCAAAGAGCACTATTTATGAGAGAAGATAAGACAGTTCAGATGTTCCAACCTGAAAATTTTAATTCTCGCTCACAAGACCTGCCAGAAGCATACCACGATGCGGGTCAATTTTATTGGGGAACAGTGGACGCATTCTTGAATAAGCGCCCAATTTTTGGCGATCGATCAAAAATTGAGCTCTTACCAAGAAAGTATGTACAGGACATTGATACCCCTGAAGACTGGGAGCTAGCTGAAGCACTTTTTAAGGTTATGAAATGTTAA
- the pseB gene encoding UDP-N-acetylglucosamine 4,6-dehydratase (inverting) encodes MLSKKTVLITGGTGSFGKKFIETILHRYPDVKKIIVFSRDELKQSELRMSYPPQQFPQLRFFIGDVRDKERVKQACEGVDVIIHAAAMKQVDTAEYNPTECIRTNVDGAENVIHAALECGVKDVVALSTDKACAPINLYGATKLASDKLFAAANNIKGSKDIKFSVVRYGNVMGSRGSVIPFFLSKREEGTLPITHEEMTRFNISLQDGVDLVMFAIENHLGGEIFIPKIPSYKILDVAKAVGPECKTTVVGIRPGEKLHEEMLTETDSINTIDLGDKYAILPSVSYMYTEEQFMKHHNAQKVPFGFKYNSGTNTEWETVESLRVLVKEHVDPTFEV; translated from the coding sequence ATGTTAAGTAAAAAAACTGTTTTAATTACAGGTGGCACGGGGTCATTTGGTAAAAAATTTATCGAAACAATTTTGCACAGATATCCTGATGTAAAAAAAATTATCGTTTTTTCTCGCGACGAACTCAAGCAATCAGAGCTCAGAATGAGCTACCCGCCGCAGCAGTTCCCGCAACTGCGTTTCTTTATCGGCGATGTGCGTGATAAAGAGCGTGTAAAACAAGCTTGCGAAGGCGTTGATGTAATCATTCATGCTGCTGCTATGAAACAGGTAGATACAGCTGAATATAATCCAACTGAGTGTATTCGTACCAATGTTGACGGTGCAGAGAATGTAATTCATGCGGCACTAGAGTGCGGAGTTAAGGACGTTGTTGCTTTATCTACAGATAAGGCGTGTGCACCAATAAATTTATATGGGGCAACTAAGCTAGCGTCTGATAAATTGTTCGCAGCAGCAAACAATATTAAAGGCTCAAAAGATATAAAGTTTAGTGTTGTGCGTTACGGAAATGTAATGGGATCGCGCGGTTCGGTAATACCATTTTTTTTAAGCAAGAGAGAAGAAGGCACTTTACCTATCACGCATGAAGAGATGACGCGGTTTAATATTTCACTTCAAGATGGCGTGGATTTAGTGATGTTTGCTATTGAAAACCACTTAGGAGGGGAAATATTCATTCCTAAGATCCCATCATATAAGATTTTAGATGTTGCTAAAGCTGTTGGACCTGAGTGTAAGACTACTGTTGTTGGTATTCGCCCCGGTGAAAAACTACATGAAGAGATGCTAACAGAGACTGACTCAATTAATACGATTGATTTAGGTGATAAATATGCCATCTTACCGTCTGTTTCTTATATGTACACAGAAGAGCAGTTCATGAAACATCACAATGCGCAAAAAGTACCGTTTGGATTTAAATATAACTCAGGTACAAATACTGAATGGGAAACAGTAGAAAGCTTACGAGTGCTAGTAAAAGAACACGTAGATCCAACGTTTGAAGTTTAA
- the wecC gene encoding UDP-N-acetyl-D-mannosamine dehydrogenase, with product MSFNNISVIGLGYIGLPTAGMFASRKIKVIGVDVNQKAVDTINRGEIHIVEPELDMIVRAVVAEGYLKATTKPEPAEAFLIAVPTPFKKSDNPIPEPDLSYIEAASKAIAPVLKKGDLVILESTSPVGATEQMSAWLADARPDLTFPQQAGEESDIRIAHCPERVLPGHVVRELVENDRVIGGMTAKCSTRAIELYKTFVKGECVVTNARTAEMAKLTENSFRDVNIAFANELSMICDKLDINVWELIKLANRHPRVNILQPGPGVGGHCIAVDPWFIVSKTPDDAKLILTARLVNDSKPEWVINKVKVAISDFLQANPTKTAKDVTIACYGLAFKPDIDDLRESPALDIAMKLAEMHVGTVLAVEPNIDSLPLYVDYISLGTLDYVRDKSDIHVLLVDHKEFKVNLVNNLNLIDTKGIW from the coding sequence ATGTCTTTTAACAATATTTCAGTAATTGGCCTGGGTTATATTGGGTTACCAACCGCCGGCATGTTTGCGTCACGAAAAATAAAAGTAATCGGTGTAGATGTAAACCAAAAAGCAGTAGATACCATAAACCGTGGTGAGATTCATATAGTAGAGCCAGAGCTTGATATGATAGTGCGTGCAGTGGTTGCAGAGGGGTATCTAAAAGCAACCACGAAGCCAGAGCCTGCAGAAGCATTCTTAATTGCTGTGCCAACACCTTTTAAAAAGAGTGATAATCCAATTCCTGAGCCGGATTTAAGCTACATAGAAGCAGCAAGTAAAGCGATTGCTCCAGTACTTAAAAAAGGCGATTTAGTTATACTTGAGTCGACTTCGCCTGTTGGTGCAACCGAGCAAATGTCGGCATGGCTAGCAGATGCTCGCCCCGATTTAACTTTCCCTCAACAAGCGGGTGAAGAGTCTGACATTCGTATAGCACATTGCCCTGAGCGTGTATTACCCGGGCATGTCGTGAGAGAGCTAGTTGAAAATGACCGTGTAATTGGCGGTATGACGGCAAAATGCTCAACTCGTGCAATCGAATTATATAAAACCTTTGTGAAGGGCGAATGTGTGGTTACAAATGCGCGCACTGCTGAAATGGCAAAGCTAACCGAAAACAGCTTTCGCGATGTAAATATTGCATTTGCTAATGAGCTTTCAATGATTTGCGATAAGCTAGATATTAATGTGTGGGAGTTAATAAAACTTGCTAACCGTCACCCGCGTGTAAATATTCTACAGCCAGGCCCTGGTGTCGGTGGGCACTGTATTGCGGTAGATCCTTGGTTTATCGTTTCAAAAACGCCAGATGATGCGAAGCTAATTCTCACAGCTCGACTTGTGAATGATAGCAAACCTGAATGGGTGATAAATAAAGTTAAAGTAGCAATTTCTGATTTTTTACAAGCAAACCCGACTAAAACAGCTAAAGATGTTACCATTGCTTGTTATGGTCTAGCTTTTAAGCCTGATATTGATGACTTACGCGAGAGTCCAGCTCTTGATATTGCAATGAAATTGGCTGAAATGCATGTTGGTACAGTTTTAGCTGTTGAACCAAATATTGACTCCCTACCCCTGTATGTCGATTATATATCTCTCGGCACGTTAGATTACGTTAGAGATAAGTCAGATATCCATGTTTTGCTCGTAGATCATAAAGAATTCAAAGTAAATTTAGTCAATAATTTAAATTTGATTGATACAAAGGGTATTTGGTAA